The following coding sequences lie in one Cucurbita pepo subsp. pepo cultivar mu-cu-16 chromosome LG13, ASM280686v2, whole genome shotgun sequence genomic window:
- the LOC111808069 gene encoding protein WVD2-like 4: protein MGSIGKNGGTVTPVKDSTGSGSKMIQEVSGNSENTNPNVNDSISSVLKLWKSSPSMKSTKTAQKSAAKNPSAVLNSPKYKIRERKFVVAKKNSKNEKSGKCKTDCKCEVNTRSDAKKCLCLAYETLRASQEEFFKNQSGGIGEIDETEQLDGSIRAEIDLEEEMERKLMIQDLQNEDRTEAEAFDVNGESESPEQVSNSMIKRRRERLLETARNSVPETGSGKVKHLVMAFEKLRTIRVSKDSDEQPENQEKAMEEKNKLIKWALPGLPPPKVSEMQGSSSSFFPSELFFTSENRALDPAASVSSSWDSSRGSISSRTSHGGRRSRRNSTESDGTLGGSRWKKRQLKVTRQKPFKLRTEQRGKEKGEEFLKRVQETMMEQERQRIPIAQGLPWTTDEPECLVKPPVKENTRPVDLVLHSDVRAVERAEFDNQVAEKLSLIEQYKMDREKQQKMAEEEELRRLRKELVPKAQPMPYFDRPFIPRRSAKLPTIPREPKFHIPQQKKSKSCLPWNDVGSHHYTFQP, encoded by the exons ATGGGTTCGATCGGCAAGAACGGCGGAACAGTGACCCCTGTGAAAGATTCAACGGGATCTGGATCGAAGATGATTCAAGAAGTGTCGGGGAATTCTGAGAATACGAATCCGAATGTTAATGATTCGATTAGCTCAGTTCTAAAGCTCTGGAAATCTTCTCCTTCGATGAAATCTACAAAGACAGCTCAGAAATCAGCCGCGAAAAACCCTAGCGCGGTTTTGAACTCACCGAAGTACAAGATCAGGGAGAGGAAGTTTGTGGTGGCGAAGAAGAATTCAAAGAACGAGAAATCTGGTAAATGTAAGACTGATTGCAAGTGTGAAGTTAATACTCGGAGTGATGCGAAGAAATGTCTGTGTTTGGCTTACGAGACTCTCAGGGCTTCTCAGGAGGAGTTTTTCAAGAATCAGAGCGGCGGTATTGGGGAGATCGATGAAACGGAGCAGTTGGATGGGTCGATTAGGGCTGAGATTGAcctagaagaagaaatggagaggAAATTGATGATTCAAGACCTTCAAAATGAAGACAGGACTGAAGCAGAGGCATTTGATGTTAATGGAGAGAGTGAATCGCCTGAACAAGTGAGTAATTCGATGATCAAGAGGCGAAGGGAAAGGCTGCTGGAGACAGCTAGGAATAGTGTTCCAGAAACGGGATCTGGTAAGGTTAAGCATTTGGTTATGGCGTTTGAGAAGCTCAGAACTATACGTGTTTCAAAAGATTCGGATGAGCAACCAGAAAACCAAGAGAAGGCCAtggaagagaagaacaagCTGATTAAATGGGCATTGCCAGGATTACCTCCTCCAAAGGTTTCCGAAATGCAGggctcatcttcttcatttttcccaTCAGAACTGTTTTTTACATCAGAAAATCGTGCTTTGGATCCTGCAGCTTCAGTTTCATCTTCTTGGGACAGCTCTCGTGGAAG TATTTCAAGCAGGACTTCCCATGGTGgtagaagaagcagaagaaat AGCACTGAATCGGATGGCACATTGGGCGGAAGTAGATGGAAGAAAAGGCAGCTGAAAGTCACTAGGCAAAAACCGTTTAAGCTCAGAACAGAG CAAAGAGGTAAGGAGAAGGGAGAAGAATTTCTGAAGAGGGTACAAGAAACAATGATGGAGCAAGAGAGACAGAGAATACCAATTGCTCAAGGTCTTCCATGGACAACTGATGAGCCAGAG TGCCTTGTAAAACCTCCTGTGAAGGAAAATACAAGACCAGTGGATCTGGTTCTCCACAGTGATGTAAGGGCAGTAGAGCGGGCCGAGTTTGATAATCAG GTAGCAGAGAAGTTGAGTCTGATAGAGCAGTACAAGATGGATAGAGAGAAACAGCAGAAG ATGGCTGAGGAGGAAGAACTGAGGAGGTTGAGAAAAGAATTGGTTCCAAAGGCACAACCAATGCCTTATTTTGATAGGCCCTTCATCCCTCGAAGGTCCGCAAAGCTTCCAACTATACCAAGGGAACCAAAGTTCCATATCCCACAGCAGAAGAAGAGCAAGTCCTGCTTGCCCTGGAATGATGTGGGTAGCCACCACTATACCTTTCAACCATGA
- the LOC111808074 gene encoding 40S ribosomal protein S19-3, whose product MATAKTVKDVSPHEFVKAYAAHLKRSGKVELPPWTDIVKTARFKELAPYDPDWYYVRAASMARKIYLRGGLGVGAFKRIYGGSKRNGSRPPHFCESSGAIARHILQQLQEMNIVDVDPKGGRKITSSGRRDLDQVAGRIVVAP is encoded by the exons ATGGCGACGGCAAAAACTGTGAAAGACGTCTCTCCTCATGAATTTGTGAAAGCGTATGCTGCTCATCTCAAGAGATCCGGGAAg GTTGAACTTCCCCCGTGGACGGATATAGTTAAGACTGCAAGATTCAAGGAGCTTGCACCTTATGATCCAGATTGGTACTATGTGAGAGCTG CCTCCATGGCTAGGAAAATCTATTTGAGGGGAGGGCTTGGCGTTGGGGCTTTTAAGCGGATTTATGGAGGAAGCAAGAGGAACGGAAGTCGCCCTCCACACTTCTGCGAAAGCAGTGGTGCTATTGCCCGTCACATTTTACAACAGTTGCAGGAAATGAACATTGTTGATGTTGATCCCAAGGG TGGCAGGAAAATCACATCAAGCGGGCGGCGGGATCTCGACCAAGTTGCTGGCCGGATAGTTGTTGCCCCTTGA